Part of the Labrenzia sp. PHM005 genome is shown below.
TGACAGCCTGCGGCCGCCGTTGTCACACCGGTTGTGGGACGGCCGATTTGTGGTGACCTTGTGGAACGATGCCCGCATCAAGGAACTGGGGACCAAAAAGGGGGACGGAGAGATCGTCTACTCACTCCCTGAATTGGAGCGCGAAGTCTTCCACGAATATGCCTACAAAATTGTCTGGTCCCCGGAAGCGGACGGTGAATTGGTCGGGTGGAAACGGCAATGCCGGCCGTTGGACGTCGCTTGTACCGAAGGTGTTTGGGAGGAGATTATTCGTTATTCAGGTTCGACGGGGTATTCCGATGAAGAAGTGGACGGCTATTACTTCAAAATCGGCCTTTACACTGTCACCGATTTCGATGTTCCCTTCACCGCCTATCATAAGGGATATGGGAGTGGGTCCTCGGCTGAGGCCATCGGACTGACAGATCCGATATTTCAGTGATCCTGGCATTGAGTTTAAGTGAGACGCCAATTCTGCGGCGCCTTTCCACTCAGTGCGCTGCCGGTTCGCCTCCAAGTGCGGTTGTCAAATTGCCGGCCGCTGTCATGACCGACGTGGCGAGGCTGGAAATCTTGTCGACGGAAACCCGGCTTGTTGGACCCGAGACAGAGATGCCGGCGACGATTTCGCCGTAGTGATTGAACACTGGTGCTGCAATACAGCGCATACCGAGGTTTTTTTCCTCGCCGTCAATAGAATAGCCGCGCGCCTTTGCCTGAACCAAATCTTCTTTCAATTGATCTGCTTCGCACAGTGTGTGTTCTGTAAACCGCTGCCGGTCTGCGCTGACAATTAGCCGATCGCATTGCTCTTGATCCATAAAAGCAAGAAGAGCTTTGCCGATGCCGGATGCATGTAGGGGAGACAGGGAGCCTGGCGGAAAAAAGGCGCGAATATTCGCGTGGGTTTCCACCTGGCTGACAAACAGGACCTGATCACTTTTTTGGATGCCGAGATTTGCTGTTTCTCCTGTTTCTTCCATAAGGGCTCGCAGAACCGGGCGGGCACGTTCAACCAGGCTGGTCCGCCTTAAAAAACGGGCGCCGACAATAAAAGCGGCCGGACCGATTTGCCATAGCTGCTGAGCCTGATCGAATTCCACCAGCCCGCGTGTCTCCAACGTGAACAGGATTCGGTAAAGAGTGGCCGTCGATTCTCCCATCTGTTCGGAGAGGGCAGACAAGGACACACCGGACTGGGTACTCAAGTGCTCAAAAACCGCCATCGCCCGATCAAGCGATTTGATGGTGTTCTGGCTTGTTTTATCATCCCAGGCTCTTGGGCGGCCACGGGCCTTGCGCTCAGAGTTTTTTTCGATACCACGCTCTGCCATGAGACAGTCTCTTCAAATTGTGAAAAATTAATTCATCATATGAAAAACTTATCTCTTTGACAAGATTGATATATTTGGTACATACTATTTTTAAAAAAGTTTTTTAAAAAAATTGCGGGCTCTTACATCTCTCCGGTACCGTCAGGTCAAAACCGTGAGAGGAAACGGCCATGAGCTTTCAAAACCCTGTTTTTATTCCAGGCCCGACCAATATGCCCGAGGCGCTTCGTAAGGCCTGCGATATGCCAACCCTGGACCACCGCTCTCCCTTGTTCGGAGAAATCCTTCAGCCTGCGCTGGCGGGTGTAAAAAAGATCCTGAAAACGGAGTTGGCGGAGGTCTTCATCTTCCCGTCGACCGGTACCGGCGGCTGGGAAACGGTCATCACCAACACCTTGAGTCCTGGCGACAAGATCCTGGCTGCGCGCAACGGCATGTTCTCCCACCGCTGGATCGATCTGTGTCAGCGCCACGGTCTGGAAGTTGAAATTGTCGAGGCGCCTTGGGGCACTGGCCTGCCGGCTGACAAATACGAAGAGATCCTGGCTGCCGACAAATACCACGAGATCAAGGCTGTTCTGGCGACGCACAACGAGACGGCGACCGGCGTTAAATCCGACATTGCTGCTGTCCGCCGGGCGCTCAACAATGCCAAACACCCAGCGCTTTTGTATGTCGATGGTGTCAGCTCGATTGCTTCCATGGACTTCCGGATGGATGAGTGGGGCGTCGATGCGGCTGTCACCGGTTCGCAGAAAGGCTTCATGCTGCCCGCCGGTCTCGCAATTGTTGGCCTCTCGCCAAAAGCCCAAGCCGCTGTTGAGAAAGCAAAGCTGCCCCGGACCTTCTTTGATATCCGCGACATGCGAAAATCCTATGCGGTTAATGCGTATCCTTATACGCCTGCCGTCGGCCTTTTGAATGGCTTGAAGCAGAGTTGTGACATGCTGCTCGACGAGGGCCTCGACAACGTTTTTGCCCGTCACCACCGGATTGCTGAAGGCGTTCGCGCGGCTGTCCGCGCTTGGGGTCTGCAGCTTTGCGCCGGTTCGCGGGATGTCTATTCCGACACTGTCAGCGCCATCCGCACTCCCGAAGGCTTCAACGCCACCGACATCGTTACCCATGCAGCCGGGAAATACGGTGTCGCGTTTGGCGTTGGCCTTGGGGAGGTTGCGGGCAAGGTGTTCCGGATCGGCCACCTTGGCAGTCTGACCGACGTTATGACCCTGTCCGGCCTGGCAACAGCTGAGATGGTTATGGCGGACCTCGGACTTTCCATCAAACTCGGCTCCGGCGTTGCCGCAGCACAAGATTACTACCGGACTGAGGAAGTTGTTTCCTCAAAGGAGGCCGCGTGAAAACCGACGCCCTAAACACCTATATTCCAACGCTGGAAGACATGTTGGTCGCTCATGAGCGGATCAAACCGCATGTTCACCGCACTCCCGTTCTGACGTCGTCCTTCTTGAATGATCTGACCGGCGTTGAACTGTTCTTCAAATGCGAGAATTTTCAAAAAGCCGGTGCCTTCAAGGTTCGTGGTGCGTCCAACGCCGTCTTTGGTCTTGATGAGGACACCGCAAAAGCGGGTGTTGCCACGCACAGCTCAGGCAACCATGCTCTGAGTTTGTCCTATGCGGCTGGCCGCCGCGGCATTCCATGTCATGTGGTCATGCCGCGCACGGCGCCGCAGGCCAAGAAAGACGCCGTGCGCG
Proteins encoded:
- the bhcR gene encoding HTH-type transcriptional regulator BhcR, giving the protein MAERGIEKNSERKARGRPRAWDDKTSQNTIKSLDRAMAVFEHLSTQSGVSLSALSEQMGESTATLYRILFTLETRGLVEFDQAQQLWQIGPAAFIVGARFLRRTSLVERARPVLRALMEETGETANLGIQKSDQVLFVSQVETHANIRAFFPPGSLSPLHASGIGKALLAFMDQEQCDRLIVSADRQRFTEHTLCEADQLKEDLVQAKARGYSIDGEEKNLGMRCIAAPVFNHYGEIVAGISVSGPTSRVSVDKISSLATSVMTAAGNLTTALGGEPAAH
- the bhcA gene encoding L-aspartate--glyoxylate aminotransferase BhcA, with protein sequence MSFQNPVFIPGPTNMPEALRKACDMPTLDHRSPLFGEILQPALAGVKKILKTELAEVFIFPSTGTGGWETVITNTLSPGDKILAARNGMFSHRWIDLCQRHGLEVEIVEAPWGTGLPADKYEEILAADKYHEIKAVLATHNETATGVKSDIAAVRRALNNAKHPALLYVDGVSSIASMDFRMDEWGVDAAVTGSQKGFMLPAGLAIVGLSPKAQAAVEKAKLPRTFFDIRDMRKSYAVNAYPYTPAVGLLNGLKQSCDMLLDEGLDNVFARHHRIAEGVRAAVRAWGLQLCAGSRDVYSDTVSAIRTPEGFNATDIVTHAAGKYGVAFGVGLGEVAGKVFRIGHLGSLTDVMTLSGLATAEMVMADLGLSIKLGSGVAAAQDYYRTEEVVSSKEAA